TCATGTCATCAAGTACTAAAAACACCGTTACTTAAGCCAGGTTTTCTTTGTTGTACATTGGGTGCTTTGGAGTTGGTCTGGAGATATTGAAAGTTCCTGACTGATTTATTGAGTCTGTTCTCTAACAATTCAAGGGCTTGTATATGTACAACTGTATGCCTCATTTTGATACTCAATTCATTGTTAAAAAAATCGGTGCGGAATAGAATTGACATGTTATGAGTGCGCCTGCACAGTCCAATACCCCAACCCCTTTGATGTCAATGTTTTGCCTCCATTCTGACTCCTTATTTCCCCAAGTCCCATGTCTGGACTGTGGTTCGCAAATGCACTTGTGACTGGCTCTTCAGATGTTAATATCGGATCTGTGGCTTATTTATCATGTCATTATGAACTAAAAGGATGGAAGGTTAACATAGCATATCCTTGAAATAGAGTTGACGAGGCCAGACGAAAAGTGCAATCCAATTTTAGCTGTTTCGATTATTTGGTACCCCTGCTATGTTAACCTTCCATCAAAATAGAATGCAGCTAAATCTTTCATTTGCCATCTCTAAATAAATTATTACTTGctgaaacaaaattcacttcagAAAGAAAAAGCCTCTTAGCTAGTAAAAACTAGAACTCTATTGTTGGGGGTTAAAAGGTTGACCATTTTGGGGGCTTTTTAGCTTTGGGTAGGCAAATTATAGATGGCAAATTATAGATAAGGGGAGACTTAAGTGATTAAAAAGTCAGATTTACCctttataaataaataatttaaaatcaaaacctaatattAAGCCTAAATCAAAACcaaacatcaaaacccattcattttctttattattcttcttcttcttctcaaaaaaaaactCTCAAAAACCTAATAATAACCAATCTCTTCCCAAAATGGCCGCAAGATCAAGAGTGACAAGATCCGGTCGATTGAACCCTGATTCTGAATCAGGGCAAGTTATTGATGTTCCTTTTCATGCAGATGTGGTGAACCAATCTCTtcaaacaccttcaaatcctcctgTGGTGAACCAAACCGTTCAAACACCTGTGAATCCTCCACAAATGACTCCTActaggtaagaatcgaaaaacTCACCAGTTATTTTACCATTAGATTGAAAAAATAGGTTCGATTGATGgttttagggtttaaaaaaatggttttctgaAGCGTTTACGGCCGGGATATCATATCGTCCTGGCCGTAATGTACACTTGACGGTTGAGACatcaagaactcccagccgttattGTCTCACGCAGTTAGGAATATTTGAGAACCCAACCGTGGAATACTATTACGGATGGTACTTTCCCAGCCGTAAGGTGTCCTGTGTTTGCAAAGTAAAATTGAGTGATGAATGTTTCGGCTGGTATTTTCCTAACCGTAAATAAATATTCCTAACCCTTATTTGATATTTTCTAGCCGATACTTTGTTTACGGTTTGGTCGTCCGCATATTTCTAAGCCGAGACTACGTTTACGGTTAGGTTGTCTCACTTTTCACGGACGATACTGTTTCTGACGGATGGGTTATCTGTTATTTCCAATCCTAATCCTATCTTCTGATATGTTTGTCATCATTTTTAGGAACCCTGGAAAGGAGAAAGAACCCCAGGAACTACCAATGTGTGATATTGTTACGATGATGGTACGTAGCCTAAGTATATGATTCTTTTTTTGGTATACGTTTCTCAAATTATGTACCACTATTAATTGAATGATGTGAAAATAGGTCAAGAGAGCTAAGTGGATTGCCAGGGGACTGAGGCGTAACATTGAGGAGGTTTTATATTTGGATTGCGAGGAACAAAGAACTCTGATTCTCAGGCTTCTGGAGTTACATAATCCAATGAGGGATGATCTATATACTGACGAAGTAATTGATGATAGGATTAGTCTTTCCCAAACTCCCgac
This DNA window, taken from Papaver somniferum cultivar HN1 chromosome 3, ASM357369v1, whole genome shotgun sequence, encodes the following:
- the LOC113362263 gene encoding uncharacterized protein LOC113362263, producing the protein MAARSRVTRSGRLNPDSESGQVIDVPFHADVVNQSLQTPSNPPVVNQTVQTPVNPPQMTPTRNPGKEKEPQELPMCDIVTMMVKRAKWIARGLRRNIEEVLYLDCEEQRTLILRLLELHNPMRDDLYTDEVIDDRISLSQTPDSSSSSSEDVPSIVGRSG